The DNA segment GCCTCATTGGCTTTATTACCAAAATCAAACATCCAATGATTACCACCTTCAACTATTTTCCAACTACCATTAACTTGATTAACAGCAATATTATTGGGATTAAAAGCAATACAATCTTCCTTGAGTGCTGACGGTGATGTCCTTTTTTGTAATGAGATTGAGTTAGAACGATAGGTTTTATTTGCCCTTCTATCATTCAGGACAATATAGACAGAACTAGGTGGTGTTTGACCTTGCTCAACCGCAAACCAGAGAGAATTTAAGCTTTGCGGGGACGAAAAAGCACAAAAACCATAGATTCTCTGATTATTTTGGGCGTTATAAATATCTACCCAAGTTCGAGAAGAGTTATTATTCAGTCCGCAAGGAGGAAGGTCAGAGGCACTATCAAACGATTGACTCGGAAATGCTGACCAGTTAGCTACAGCCAACTTATATCTTTGAAAATTTTTGCCTGCATTTGTGTAAGATTCTTGACCTTGAAATACTAATTGTGGCTGAGGAAGATGATTAGATGCTAACTGAACTATCTTCTCAACAGTGGGATTAATACTAGCTTGTCCTACAACTTGGGAGACATTAACAGCAGTCGCCACAGTAGAAAAACTCGACAATAACCATCCGGCGATCGCTAAACCTGTAAACTGACTGTAATTTCTAACTCGCATTTTCCTAAAACCTCTAGCAACAGTGAATATCGCCATCAAACTTACGTACTTGGTGAAATCCGTAAATCCTGACAGCTATTCATCAATAAGTTGCAAAAGTAACTTTTATGCAGAGTCTCCAAATTCTCACAAATACACTGAAAAAATACTTTTAGCCATCAATTAAAAAAAATCGCTGCAAACTCCCTCACAATTTGATACCCTAGCTAGAACAGAATTGAGAAAAGTTAACAGCGTGGAAATTCAACTTGGGCGGGGAAAGACAGCTCGTAGAGCATATGGCATTGATGAAATTGCTCTAGTCCCCGGTAACAGAACACTCGATCCGAGTTTAGCTGATACTCGGTGGAAAATTGGCAATATCGAGCGAGAAATCCCGATTATTGCCAGTGCAATGGATGGGGTTGTTGATGTCAAGATGGCGGTACGTTTATCGCAGCTAGGGGCATTAGGAGTTATCAACTTGGAAGGCATTCAAACTCGTTATGCTGACCCAGAACCGATTTTAGATCGGATTTCTTCGGTAGGCAAAGATGAGTTTGTCTCTTTGATGCAGGAGCTTTATGCCGAACCCATCAAACCAGAATTAATTACCAAGCGTATTCAAGAAATTAAAGAACAAGGTGGGATTGCAGCTGTTAGTGCTACTCCAGTAGGAGCCAGTAAATATGGTGAGGTAGTAGCCAAAGCCGGGGCAGATTTATTTTTTATTCAAGCTACGGTAGTTTCTACCGCCCACTTGTCACCAGAATCTGTAGTACCCCTGGATTTGGCTGAATTTTGCCGTTCTATGCCAATTCCCGTAATTTTGGGTAACTGTGTGACATACGAAGTCACCTTGAACTTGTTAAAAGCTGGCGCGGCGGCTGTCTTGGTAGGGATTGGCCCTGGTGCAGCTTGTACCTCTCGTGGGGTATTAGGTGTAGGAGTACCCCAAGCAACGGCGATCGCTGATTGCGCCGCCGCACGAGATGATTACTATCAGGAAACAGGTAATTATATCCCCATCATCGCTGATGGCGGTTTAATTACTGGTGGTGACATTTGTAAATGTATCGCTTGTGGGGCTGATGGCGTAATGATCGGTTCTCCCTTTGCTAGAGCCGCCGAAGCTCCAGGAAGAGGCTTTCATTGGGGTATGGCAACACCTAGCCCTGTATTGCCCCGTGGCACCCGGATTCGCGTCGGTACAACCGGCACGCTTGAACAAATATTAACTGGGCCAGCCGGGCTAGATGATGGTACTCATAACTTATTGGGAGCCTTAAAAACTAGCATGGGTACTTTGGGAGCAAAAGATATTAAAGAAATGCAGCAAGTTGAAGTTGTGATTGCTCCTTCTTTGTTAACTGAGGGCAAAGTTTACCAAAAAGCTCAACAATTAGGTATGGGTAAATAAAGGGAATAGGTAAAAGGGAATAGGGAACGGCGAATGATTAATTAGAAATAAATTTTTTAGTATGCCTTCTACCCTATCCCCGATTACCAACTTTAAATTATTCAGAAATTTTTTCCAGACTCTTAAACAACCACTGGAAAAATCACATATGTCGCCTACAATAGATATAGCGGAGACGCATGTTTCCGTTCACTCCTCACACCACACTCCGCCCGGACTACTGTTCGGGCGGTTCCTTATGTATTACATAAATTCTTTAGCTTCTTTGCAAATGTACATCCTTGTGTTTTGGGCAGTTGTTTTTGCTATGGTAGAATTTTCACGAAAGTCAGAAATATAATTGGCAAAGGTTTTTAGGCATGTCAGCAGCCGCACAAGTTACAGATTCTACTTTTAAGCAAGAAGTACTCGACAGCGATGTACCAGTTTTGGTCGATTTTTGGGCCCCTTGGTGTGGTCCTTGCAGAATGGTCGCTCCTGTTGTCGATGAAATAGCTCAACAGTACGAAGGTAAAATAAAAGTGGTGAAAGTCAACACTGATGAGAATCCGCAAGTTGCAAGTCAGTACGGCATCCGCAGCATCCCCACACTTATGATTTTTAAAGGTGGGCAAAAAGTCGATATGGTAGTCGGTGCGGTGCCTAAAACCACATTATCTCAAACCCTAGAAAAGCATCTGTGAAACTCAATCAGTAGTAAGCTCTTGTTGAGTAATCTATTGCCATTAAGTTTAGGTAAATATTTATCCAATACTTTATGAGGTGCAGATTCTAGCGCCTCATAATGTTTCTTTTGGACGAAATAAATATATGTCACCATTGGTGAACTAATAAATTCTTCCTACTTGAGAGGTGACCCTAAGTTATTACTTTGAGATGTGATGGGAATCCAGTTTATTCATAAAATTGCACACGAAAATTAGGTAAAATGTAATGCCATTGTGGTGGCAATTCTCATGACCTCATCTGCGTCGTTTGAAACATTTGAGTCTCTCCAAGCCGATCTTGCTGAACTAATCGATCGCTTACCGACATTAAAAAATCGGCAACTTATTTATAATGCTTTGGCAACAATAGTCCGTTTAGCGGACAGCGATATTGAACGTCTCGATTGGAAAATATTATCTGCGGCTTTAGCAGATATGGAACGAGGCTTCCAATTATTTTATGATTACCGACACGTCCGTAAAGTAACCATATTCGGTTCGGCTCGTCTATTACCACAAGCCCCAGAGTACCAAATGGCCGTGGAATTTGGCCGTGCGGTGACTCGGATGGGATTTATGGTGATGACCGGAGGTGGTGGTGGTATTATGCAGGCTGGTCATGAAGGTGCAGGACGAGAAAATTCCTTTGGGTTGAACATTCACCTACCTTTTGAACAGCAAGCAAACCCAATTATTGAGGGTGATCCTAAGCTAATTCACTTTAAATATTTCTTTACCCGCAAGCTGTTTCTCCTCAAAGAAAGCGATGCGATAGCTTTATTTCCTGGTGGGTTTGGTACTCAAGATGAGGCGTTTGAGTGCATGACTTTAAGCCAGACAGGTAAATTTGGCCCCGTACCAGTGGTTTTAATAGATCATCCTGGCGGTGATTATTGGCAGTCTTGGAGTGAATACATCAATCAGCATCTAGTGAAAACAGGTTTGGTAAATCCTGAAGACCCTAACCTATACACCGTCACAGATAGTCTAGAAGTAGCCTGTGATGCCATAACCCGCTTTTATCAGGTGTATCACTCCTGTCGCTATGTGGGTGATAGGTTGGTAATTCGCTTAACCCAAGAATTATCAGACGCTGAGGTTGAGCAACTGAATGCTGAATTTAGCGACATTCTAGTCCAAGGAAAGATTGAAAAAAGTCAGTCTTTGCCTCAAGAAAACCAAGATGAAACCGTGGGACTACCTCGCCTAGTTTTATCCTTCAATCAAAGAGACTTGGGACGTTTATATCAGATGATTGCGGTAATTAATCAAATGGGTATTCCTGCTACCAAAGAGCAGGTACATCCAGAGAGGAAATAGTTTTTGGTCATTGGTAATTTATACCCAATACTTGATACCGTCCAACTTACTTTGAGAGGAGAAAAAAATACCAGTTATGATAACTCAATGCTGATGAACATCATAAAGCGCGTATATTAGCACAGGAAACAATATATTACAGTCATAAGTGGGGAGTGAATCATGCTGGAATTGTTGAGTTCGGGTTTGGTTTCTATCTGGCTGGAAATGGCTGGTGTGCAAATCAAGCCTGCGGATGCTTTAGATGCGCTAACTTGGCAAAGTAGCCCAGGCTTGGTTATTGCACCTGATCCGAATCCAGCAGGAATTAATACAGTCAAGGAATATCTGAAGGGATTAGTCACGACAAAATTAATTGCTCAGAATTTAGCAGAAAGCCAAGGAATTTGGTTGCAGTCAGGGCCGATGTTGATGGCTAATCATCAAGGAACCACTCCTTTGCCGGCTGCTTCTCTCACTAAAATTGCTACTTCACTAGCGGCCTTTACTACTTTCGGCCCAGAACATCAATTTGAAACGACGATCGCCACTAATGCTTCAGTTGTTAATGGCGTATTACAAGGTGATTTAATCATTAATGGCGGCGGCGACCCGATGTTTGTTTGGGAAGAAGCGATCGCCCTGGGTAATACGCTCAATAAAATGGGAATCAAGCAGGTAAAGGGAAATTTGGTAATTACAGGCAATTTCGCCATGAATTTCCAGCGCCAT comes from the Nostoc sp. PCC 7120 = FACHB-418 genome and includes:
- a CDS encoding GuaB3 family IMP dehydrogenase-related protein; translated protein: MEIQLGRGKTARRAYGIDEIALVPGNRTLDPSLADTRWKIGNIEREIPIIASAMDGVVDVKMAVRLSQLGALGVINLEGIQTRYADPEPILDRISSVGKDEFVSLMQELYAEPIKPELITKRIQEIKEQGGIAAVSATPVGASKYGEVVAKAGADLFFIQATVVSTAHLSPESVVPLDLAEFCRSMPIPVILGNCVTYEVTLNLLKAGAAAVLVGIGPGAACTSRGVLGVGVPQATAIADCAAARDDYYQETGNYIPIIADGGLITGGDICKCIACGADGVMIGSPFARAAEAPGRGFHWGMATPSPVLPRGTRIRVGTTGTLEQILTGPAGLDDGTHNLLGALKTSMGTLGAKDIKEMQQVEVVIAPSLLTEGKVYQKAQQLGMGK
- a CDS encoding LOG family protein — its product is MTSSASFETFESLQADLAELIDRLPTLKNRQLIYNALATIVRLADSDIERLDWKILSAALADMERGFQLFYDYRHVRKVTIFGSARLLPQAPEYQMAVEFGRAVTRMGFMVMTGGGGGIMQAGHEGAGRENSFGLNIHLPFEQQANPIIEGDPKLIHFKYFFTRKLFLLKESDAIALFPGGFGTQDEAFECMTLSQTGKFGPVPVVLIDHPGGDYWQSWSEYINQHLVKTGLVNPEDPNLYTVTDSLEVACDAITRFYQVYHSCRYVGDRLVIRLTQELSDAEVEQLNAEFSDILVQGKIEKSQSLPQENQDETVGLPRLVLSFNQRDLGRLYQMIAVINQMGIPATKEQVHPERK